The genomic interval TTTGCAGCTCATGGAACAAGAAGTGTTGCCAGCAATGAAAGACATGGGTAAAGAGCTCGGGCTGCCTGGGCCATTTGAAGTGGCACCGTAAAAATAAGTCTAAAGTCCAAAGTCTAAAGTCTATGCTTTGGGGCTAGGGAATTGGGACTTGGGGCTTGTGGGAAAAAGAAAAACCAGTCCCTAGCCCCATTTTCTACAAAAGGTGACTTATGCCAACTGAACCACAGGAACAATTTATTGACGTAGCTGGAACAAAAATTCAGTTACGAAAAGCTGGGCAAGGACAACCGTTAGTGATCTTGCACGGTGTAGAAGGCAGTCTCGACTGGCGTGCGTACCATCGTCAGCTGGCTGAACACTTCACGGTGTATGCGCCAAGCCTTCCAGGTTTCGACCAGTCACGACGCCCGGAGTGGCTGGAGAGTTTTTCTGACTTAACACGTTTTACTCTCTGGTTCTTACAAGAACTCGATTTACCAAAAGTCTCGCTGCTTGGCCATTCGATAGGCGGCTGGCTCGCAGCAGAAATGGCAGTAAGCTGCCCGCAGATTGTCGATCGCCTGGTGCTGGCTGCTGCTGCTGGTATTCAACCACACAAGGGAGAGATCACCGATATTTTTCTGCATGGACAAGATAGCACGCGCCAGATGGCGTTTTTCGATCTCAAAACGATTCCTGAGTACGAGGAATTGTTTGGGCGTAAACCGTCGCGTGAAGAACGTGAGATCGTCGTCCAGAACCAGGAGAATACGATCCGCTATTGCTGGAAACCGTATATGTTTAATCGCAGCCTCCCCCATTTGTTACCACGGCTACGGGTTCCCACGTTGGTCATCTGGGGAAAAGACGATCGCATCATTCCGCTTGAGTGCGGCGAACAGTACCAACAAGCGATTCGTGGCGCGCGACTCGAAGTGCTATCACAATGTGGACACAATCCGCATCTCGAAAAAACCGCACAGTTTGTTGGCCTTGTACGTGAATTTCTGAAATAGGTTACAAGGGACAGGGGACAGTCAAAAATGGACACGCCCTCAGTCATTGTTTTCCCTGAACCCTGTAACCAGTACCCTATCCCTTAGGAGGACCCATGCCATTACATCCACAAGTCAAAACTGTTCTTGATCTCATGACTAAGGCCGGACCGCCGATGCATCACCTTACGCCGGAAAAGGCACGTGAACAGATTCTCGCCATGCGTGCGAACAAAGGTGATGTTGAACCAGTCGGTAAAGTCGAAGACCGTACGATCAAAGGGCCAGCTGGTGATATTCCCATTCGTATTTACACGCCAAATGGACGCGGTCCGTTTCCGCTGCTCGTCTATTTTCACGGTGGCGGGTGGGTCGTAGGGAGCATTGAGACTGTCGATGCCTCATGCCGTTCGCTGACGAACCAAGCCGGTTGTATCACGGTTTCAGTTGATTACCGCCTCGCCCCTGAACACAAGTTCCCCGCTGCCCCGGAAGATTGCTACGCGGCAACAACCTGGACGGCGCTCAATGCCTCATCAATCCACGGCGACCCATCTCGACTCGCCATTGGTGGCGAAAGCGCAGGGGCAAATCTTGCTGCAGCCGTTGCCTTGATGGCGCAAGAGCGCGGTGCACCATCAATTGCATTGCAACTGCTGCTGTATCCGGTCACTGATTACGCTTGCAATACGCCGTCGTGCCGAGAGAATGGGGAAGGCTATTTTCTTACCACCGAGATGATGCGCTGGTTCTGGAATCACTACTTGCGTAATAGTGCAGATGGCGAGAACCCGCTTGCTTCTCCATTGCGAGCAAAACGCTTGCAAAGCTTGGCACCCGCAGCCATCTTTACGGCTGAGTTCGATCCGCTGCGTGACGAAGGCGCAGATTACGCGAGGAAACTCCGTGATGCAGGTATTCCCGTTGAATACAAATGTCAGGAAGGACTTATTCACGGCTATATGGGCATGGCCAAGGTGGTAGAGCCCGCAGAAAAAGCCGTGCAAGATGCCGCAAGCTCATTGAGGAACGCGCTTGCGAAGTAAGACCACATCTTTTTTGATGGTAGCGTTTCCGAATCTGAGCGCCCTGTCATTCTGAGTCGCGGCGCAGCAAAGAATCTCTCTGAGAGACTCTTCGTTGCACTCAGGGTGACAGCACTCGTGTACCAATCTTTCATGGTCCGATTTAGATAAGAGTAACGAGGACAGGACGAATTGCGTCTTCTGCTCAGGTGCAGCCACACGCGGACGAAGTTCGGCCTTCGTGTCTGAAGACGAAGAAAGAACAGCAAGAGTAGAAAGTACGCAGAGTCACTCCTTATCAAGAGTGACTATCCGGATTTAGCCGTAGGTATTAAATGCTTACCTGACGGGCGGATGAACAACTAATTTGAGCGCCAATTCAATCTCTGGCTTCAGTACGCCGCTTACATAACAACCGCGTTTCGCGACATCTAACAACGCATGCACGTGGCCTTCAGGGTCAGGACTCCACACCTCAAGGGTCAGGGCAATAGCCTTCACCTGCCCTTGCGGATTCGACTGTACTCGTCCAGTTATCCGCTCGACTGTCACCTTACGCCGTCGTGCCGCGGCTTTGAATGAGATTGTCATGCACGACAACAATGCGCCAAGAAATGCCGACACCGGGTCTGGACCCGTATCGTTTCCCCCATCACTGCTGGGCTCATCAAGCGACCATGAGTGGCTGAGGCTCTGGACTTGAACGGTATAGCCACTGCCATCAGAGACCGTACAGATTTCACGTTTCTCGTGGGGGCCGGTATTCGGAGACCCTGGACCCTGGACTCTGGACTCTGGACTGTCCTTACCTTTGGACTCTGGACTCTGGACTCCGGACTCTGGACTGTCCTCAACTTTGGACTTTGGACCTTGGACTTTGGACTCTTCACTAGACTCTAACCGTTGTTTGAGGTGTTGCGTGAACCCAGCCGCCCCCACCCCATCTGTGACACGATGATCATACGCTATGCTGAGTGTCATCATCGAACGGACAACAACCTGTCCATGATCGATAACTGCACGATCTTCCACCGCACCAACAAAGACGAGAATGGATTCACCGAGGTTAATCACGGGCATGCCGAAACGAATACCAAACATGCCAAGGTTAGAAACCGTGAGACTCGCGTTGCCGATATCATCCGCTCCGAGTCGGCCATTGCGCGCGGCCTCGATCAATCGTGCGCTTTCAGCCGCTAGCTCCTTCACAGTCAGTTTGTCAGCATGGCGAACGACTGGCACGACTAACCCACGCGGCGTATCCGCGGCAAAGCCAATATCGATACCATCGTACAACACGAGGGTGTCGCCCTCGACGGTTGC from Deltaproteobacteria bacterium carries:
- a CDS encoding alpha/beta fold hydrolase, coding for MPTEPQEQFIDVAGTKIQLRKAGQGQPLVILHGVEGSLDWRAYHRQLAEHFTVYAPSLPGFDQSRRPEWLESFSDLTRFTLWFLQELDLPKVSLLGHSIGGWLAAEMAVSCPQIVDRLVLAAAAGIQPHKGEITDIFLHGQDSTRQMAFFDLKTIPEYEELFGRKPSREEREIVVQNQENTIRYCWKPYMFNRSLPHLLPRLRVPTLVIWGKDDRIIPLECGEQYQQAIRGARLEVLSQCGHNPHLEKTAQFVGLVREFLK
- a CDS encoding alpha/beta hydrolase, whose product is MPLHPQVKTVLDLMTKAGPPMHHLTPEKAREQILAMRANKGDVEPVGKVEDRTIKGPAGDIPIRIYTPNGRGPFPLLVYFHGGGWVVGSIETVDASCRSLTNQAGCITVSVDYRLAPEHKFPAAPEDCYAATTWTALNASSIHGDPSRLAIGGESAGANLAAAVALMAQERGAPSIALQLLLYPVTDYACNTPSCRENGEGYFLTTEMMRWFWNHYLRNSADGENPLASPLRAKRLQSLAPAAIFTAEFDPLRDEGADYARKLRDAGIPVEYKCQEGLIHGYMGMAKVVEPAEKAVQDAASSLRNALAK